AGCAGCCGCTCGGTGCGCAGCGGCCACTCCGGCGCGACCGGGGTCAGGAACGCCTCGCGAGGCGCGTCGACCCAGCGCTCGCGGACCGTGGGCCCGCCGAAGCGCAAGCGGTCGTACGCCGTCATCGGCAGCAGGAGCCAGTCGAGCCCCGGCACCCCCAGCACCCCGTCGACGGCCTCGCCGAGCATGCCGCGCCCCAGCGGGTCGCTCCGGTCGCCGCGCAGCCGCGCGACCGCGGCCTCGGCCTCCGCGACCCGCTCGGTCTTCTGCCGGATCCGGACGGGCGAGACCTCCTTGAGGCAGGTGTAGCGCCCGGACAGGTAGTGGCCCCACTCGGCCTCGCCGGTGGCGGCGTCGTCTCCCCAGAACGCGACGAACCAGGCGTGCAGCCGGTCGAGCCCGCCGGCGAACCCGGCCAGGTCGCCGTGGTCGGCGGGGACCATCGGGGTGCCGTCGGACAGGACGTACGACGCCAGCGGCAGCCGCCCGGCGAGCATGTGCTCCATCGCCTCGGCGGTGGCGGGGACGAAGTGCTCGCGCACGTAGTCGTCGTCGGCCGGGGTCATCGGGTGGTCCCCGTTGACCTCGACGTAGCGGCGGCGGACCGCCTCCGTCAGCGCGTCATCTCCCACACCGTCAACCCTGCCATGAGCACGCAGACCGTCGCACCCACGTAGTGGAGCACCGACAGCCGGACCCGCTGCAGCAGCAGCCGCCCGACGATCACCGCGAGGCCGGACACCGCGAGCAGCGCGCCCCAGGCGCCGAGGAAGACCGAGACGGGGTCGTCGTACTTCGCGACCAGGGAGATGGTCAGCAGCTGCGAGAGATCGCCCCACTCGGCGGCGAAGAGGACGAGGAAGGAGGTGACGACGACCTTGAGGCCGTGGGCGGTGGCGTCGGCGCGGGCGGCGTACTCCTCCTCCTGCCCGGCCTCGTCGGCGTCGGCCGAGCGCGCCTCGCGGAACAGGATGATCGCGCCGACGACGAACATCAGCGCGGCGACCGTGTGGATCAGCTGCTCGGGCAGGAACGACGCGGCCTTGCCGAGACCGACCGCGACGCCGGTCTGGACGAGGAACGCGAGCCCGACGCCGATCCAGAC
Above is a genomic segment from Nocardioides okcheonensis containing:
- a CDS encoding GNAT family N-acetyltransferase, whose protein sequence is MGDDALTEAVRRRYVEVNGDHPMTPADDDYVREHFVPATAEAMEHMLAGRLPLASYVLSDGTPMVPADHGDLAGFAGGLDRLHAWFVAFWGDDAATGEAEWGHYLSGRYTCLKEVSPVRIRQKTERVAEAEAAVARLRGDRSDPLGRGMLGEAVDGVLGVPGLDWLLLPMTAYDRLRFGGPTVRERWVDAPREAFLTPVAPEWPLRTERLLLRPHEPGDADAFADAWASEEWTSLLLTRPQNRAEVAEMIRRRTAAADPAFVSVVVTLHDGTVVGDSLLHLQGTGLSEGEIGWTVLPEHTGHGYGTEAARELLRLGFEHHGLRRIVANLDARNVRSAAMCERLGMRREVHRLGDFWSKGEWTDSYEYALLREEWRAQA
- a CDS encoding TMEM165/GDT1 family protein produces the protein MIDLLVVALAFGAIFVVELPDKTFIATLVMSTKMRPLLVWIGVGLAFLVQTGVAVGLGKAASFLPEQLIHTVAALMFVVGAIILFREARSADADEAGQEEEYAARADATAHGLKVVVTSFLVLFAAEWGDLSQLLTISLVAKYDDPVSVFLGAWGALLAVSGLAVIVGRLLLQRVRLSVLHYVGATVCVLMAGLTVWEMTR